Proteins from one Coffea arabica cultivar ET-39 chromosome 8c, Coffea Arabica ET-39 HiFi, whole genome shotgun sequence genomic window:
- the LOC113706852 gene encoding zinc finger protein CONSTANS-LIKE 4-like: MGAEGWSLTAKPCDSCKATSASVFCRADSAFLCLACDSKIHAANKLASRHGRVWVCEVCEQAPASVTCKADAAALCNACDRDIHSANPLARRHERIPITPFFDSASAARCTGASDEKCLLDLGSEAEEAEAASWLLPNPNCNKDLEPDSPEYKTADYLFTDMDPYLDMDLISSDQKPHVVQYQNHHHNHVHQQHNSDGVVPVQNKNDPTHLPGPVVDGFPTYEMDFAGSKSFMYNFSSQSISQSVSSSSMEVGVVPDHNAMADVSNNFSRSDAVTNPVSGVDREARVLRYREKRKNRKFEKTIRYASRKAYAETRPRIKGRFAKRAEVEIESLIVADASYGVVPTY, from the exons ATGGGTGCAGAAGGTTGGAGTTTAACGGCCAAGCCGTGTGACTCGTGCAAAGCGACGTCGGCCAGCGTGTTCTGCCGGGCGGACTCCGCTTTTTTATGCCTTGCCTGTGACTCGAAAATCCACGCCGCGAATAAGCTAGCCTCCCGCCACGGGCGCGTGTGGGTTTGCGAAGTTTGCGAGCAAGCCCCTGCAAGTGTGACTTGCAAGGCGGATGCTGCAGCCCTATGCAACGCCTGTGACCGCGACATCCACTCTGCAAACCCGCTTGCCCGCCGCCACGAGCGGATTCCGATCACCCCCTTCTTCGACTCGGCCTCGGCTGCCAGGTGTACAGGAGCTAGCGACGAGAAATGTTTGCTCGACCTCGGCAGCGAGGCCGAGGAAGCGGAAGCCGCTTCGTGGCTGCTACCTAACCCGAACTGTAATAAGGATTTAGAACCGGATAGTCCGGAGTACAAGACTGCGGACTATTTGTTTACTGATATGGATCCTTATTTGGATATGGATTTGATATCCAGTGATCAAAAGCCTCATGTCGTGCAGTATCAAAACCATCATCACAATCATGTTCACCAGCAGCATAACTCCGATGGAGTTGTTCCAGTGCAGAACAAGAATGATCCGACCCATTTACCCGGTCCAGTTGTGGATGGATTCCCCACCTATGAAATGGATTTTGCTGGATCTAAAAGTTTTATGTACAACTTCAGCTCTCAATCCATCAGCCAAAGT gtTTCATCGTCTTCTATGGAGGTGGGGGTCGTACCGGACCACAATGCGATGGCGGATGTATCCAACAATTTCTCAAGGAGCGATGCCGTTACGAATCCGGTCTCCGGCGTGGATAGAGAAGCGAGGGTTTTAAGGTACAGGGAGAAAAGGAAGAACAGAAAATTCGAGAAGACGATTCGGTATGCTTCGAGAAAGGCCTATGCGGAGACCCGACCCAGAATTAAAGGAAGGTTTGCGAAGCGGGCGGAAGTTGAAATTGAATCGTTAATAGTTGCTGATGCGTCTTACGGCGTCGTTCCGACCTACTGA